The following DNA comes from Epinephelus lanceolatus isolate andai-2023 chromosome 1, ASM4190304v1, whole genome shotgun sequence.
GTTTGTATGCAGTGTGTATTGGCATGTTGTCAGGGCCGGAGCCAACATGGCCGCCACTggtaccccttttccaccaccATAGAACCAGATCCTTTCTGGTTTCCGAACCTAGTGTTAcagagcattttgaccaaaactgaACTGGTTCGAAACCTGAAAAGTTGACTCTCAGCTGGAAACGAAAAATAGCGGGTTTTCCTTGACCTGAAGTATGAACCGTGACGACATCAGTTGGCGTGTCATATTgtacaggttggaaagagaggatggaaaaGACAACAGTGGAAAAGTCAAGTGAGAAATTGTCCTTCGTAGGTCCATCATTGTTTTttggtaaaaacaaatatctgcaaTAACAGAGCAAAAGTTTTGAAATCTGGAATTTTGCTGCTCTTTACTTCCATAGTGCATTTTGCAACGCTCCTCGTTGATGACGTATCCTTGGATACAATGCTTCTGTGCAAAACTGTTGGAATTGTGAGCTGTTTCGTTGGATAGCACCAAGTTTCTAAGAATCCTGAACAGAacggttcaagaaccagagctaatttgaTAGAAAAGGCATATGGAGGGTCATGGTGTGAAacttaagaaaagaaaatcagatttttttttaacctcttttATTTGAAGATTTTATTCCAAAATTAGATGCCTGCAACTTCTGCCTCTTACACAGTGAACAGCTGCATGAAAGTAGCGCTCAACAATGAGAATCGTAAACTGTTTATAGGCCACAAAAGAGCCAAAGATGCTTCGCTCTTATTTCTTGATCTGAGTTTAAAAAGTTGGAGATCAGCACAAGCACAAATCTGATCCAACGATCTCTCCACCTTTACTGTATTTGTTGGCACGTCTCCATTCtgaaaactgaaagaaaaaaaacgttATGGCTCGACTTTTGTCTTCTCTGATAAGCTGGTGCATTTTAATCATGCagaaaacattaacattttaacacaaacgTTCTGCCAAATAATCCGCTGAGTCAGTGTGTTCCTCCTGACGTCACAATATTTATCTGTGctttaatacaaaatatttctgtcatttgtttgaggcctttttctgtttctcacaGGTTTTATTCATTAATCTTTTTATCCCGAGTGAGTCACGATGATAATCTGTAGAAAAACAACTGAACAAGCTTTAGTTCCAACATCTATAGACATACGTGTAGAGAGgtgaaaggtcagaggtcacaggcTTCTGTGGGGAAGTTAGCATGGTGAAGACGTTTCTAAAAGCCTGAATCAACAGTTATTGATGATGATTATTTTGGGATGGTGGGGATGGGGGGATGTTTTCTTGCTGTAACCAGGTGAAGAACGAGCTGCACTTTACTGATGCAAGAAAACGTGCTGGGATCGATGATGTTGAACTGTAAATATGTTTCAGTGATAATTGTTTCAGTGTcatgaataattaaaaaaaggctTTTCAGTGATAAATAAAAGCACTAACTCCACCCGCCCAGGTCCGTCTGCTCGTGTTTGTCAGATCAAACAAACCTCCAGGAAAGGTGTGAAGTAAAAGAGAACCAACtggatttctttttcattttcattattgcatagtttaatgttttatttttaaaaagtcaatttATCAGCTGTTGTTTTCAGAACCTCATAATGTCACGTTTTGGTTTTGGGTTTGGGGTAGTTTTCCCATTCCCATGAACGTGATTTCTCAAGAAAgccatgagggaatttcctctgatttggcacaaatgtccactttgaccaaacaatgacctgattagatttgaatcaaaggtcaaggtcactgtgacttcgtctgtctcattcttgtgaatgcgatatctcaagaacagctcgAGGGAATtccttcagatttggcacaaacgtttaAACTGCATGTGTTTCTAGTCGTCTGAatactcaaagcacttttacactacatttttattgttctttTATAAGAAGTGAAGGGGATCTGAATACTTTCTGATTGTACTGTATCTCCTCGGTTGGGAGTCACTGATAAAATGATAGTTAATGATATAATAATGTGACTCTAAATGGATTATTAAGAATTGGCACGGGTCTCtctatttaaaattaaaaacacacacattctggtCACCTTAACAACTTTATTATAGAATAAATAtgaacaaaattaatttaaaaaatatatataaatatacaactTCATGTATCcagtatgtaaaaataaaatagtccATAATGTTACAGAAGAACCTGAACTGATTATccaaaggcaacaaaaaaaagacactaaaaGTCCAAAGTGAAAACAAATTTAACCAACAAAATCAGTGAGACGTTATTCAGAAACATCTCATTCACGTGTAAAAGGATAAAACAATACAAGtttatttaaagtgtaaaatcacTGACAGGTGACAAACTAAATATTAACTCTAAGATTAAAAGAATCAGTGCAATTCAATTTGTTTTCCACCTGATTGTCTCAAACAAAACTTCCTAACATGAGAGTCCCAAGATATCCCAGGATAACCAGATACTCCTATGGCCATCTGTGGTCACTCTTTATCAGCATTATAAAGCTTTGCATTTAGCGATTAAACATTCAACTTCACTGCTGCGGTGAACTGTAATTATTGAATTATCATGATGTTTGTTTGATCgactcttctctacactttcctcTCTGCTGACATCAGAGACAATCAGCTCCAAAGATCAGTTCGCATCACACTGGGTTTACTATCAGTATGAGAAACAATATAAAGACATTAACATCTGccttgtgcagtaaaatgataaagtagCAGGACATGTAAGAATGCTTCAGAGGCACACAGATATGAAGTTTTACACCCTCCACTGCAGTGTAACAGCAGACTATCTCTTCAAGCTGAAAACGTCTCTGTATACATATAACTTATATAGTGTTTTATGTTGTTCTGACCTTTAATCTCATCTTTATGATTCTTTTAAAATGACCTGAATGTGGCATAAACTGTAAATTGTGACGTTTTCCAGAAAGAAGCTGGGATTTACAAGATTTTCCACGTGCTACGAACGCAGCAATAACATGTCTTCATATGTGAGGGATCCTTCATGTTCCTCCTGGAGTCACCGCCTTGGCTCAGGTCTCAGCAAACTGCCCAACGTGTCGGCGTCACATCAGCAACTACATTTTTAGGATCTGGTCGGAAAGCCAGTCCAGACCCTCGACCAGACCTGAACCACTGACGGCACAGGACGCCTGGACGAACCactgcacagagacacacagagggacaAAGACGTGAGTTTAATGTAAGTTTAAATGTCCTAAAAACTCAATCACTGTGTCCTGTAGTTTAAACCCAGCTGCTGTGTCTCTCTGCCACTAGAGGGCGCTGTATGTGAGGTTTAAGCTGAACCTGCTCACTCAGCTGAATGAGGTACAACTTTAACATAATACACATATAGATATCACCATGACACTTCAGCAGTTGATTACTTAGATTAAGACAATTCTTTTCTGTATTACAAGTTTTCAGAATATTTACGTTTAAGCATGCAAATGAggcaatttttaattttaatttttctgcGTCTGTAAACTAgatgcattgcattgtgggcCTGAGTATCTGCCATGGACACCTACCGGCTGTGAGACTCCTGATAGGCCCAGGGCCTCGGTGATGTCACTGACAGACATGGCTCTGGGCAAATCCTGTTTGTTGGCAAACACCAGTACTGCCACGCCCCTCAGCTCATCCTCCTCCAGCTACAACACAAAAAAACGAGTagttaaaattttttttttttttcattttaaattcataCATCAACCAATCAGTGACGTCCTCCTCTGATGTGATGTTCTTTAATAAGTAgtacttttttttgtattgcGACAGTCGCAGTACTATGATAACTGCTGTGCTCACACTCCTCTGTACCAATCCATtacaaataaagattttttttgtcatgtatcAGCAACTAACAACAAGATTcagcacaggtgtgtgtgtgaatgtaccATCCTGTGCAGCTCATCAGCAGCTTCTTTAATCCTCTCTGGGTCGTTGCTGTCGACAACGAATATCAGACCCTGAGGACAGAAAGAATCAATCCATAAAAAGTCCACCCAAAGTCCACCCAATTCATATAACATTCATAAAAATAGTATtcatagtagtagtagtagtagtaggtaGTAGGTAGTAgtggtagcagcagcagcagtattaCCTGTGTGTTAGTGAAGTAATGTCTCCACAGAGGTCTGATGATAGTCTGACCACCAACATCCCAAACTGTGAAACTGATGTTCTTATAGTCCACTGTCTCCACGTTAAAacctgcacgcacacacacacagagcagttaCTTAATGTATTACTTTGTATCCTCAGTAAACATTGGCATTAATGTAAACAGATTAAATAGATCACTGACCAATAGTTGGGATGGTGGTGACGACCTCCGCCAGCTTCAGTCTGTACAGCAGAGTTGTTTTACCTGCTGCATCCAGACCcactgcagtcacacacacacacacacacacacacacacacacacacaatgtcaaCAAATAGTAAAAAGTGTCCAGCACATTATCTCAGAGCCCAAATATCTTGTTTCGTCTGACAAACAATCCAAAACCTGAAATATTCAGCTTACAAACATCAGATAACAGCAACTGATGAGGAAGTACTTAAGTATTCAGATcatgtacttgagtaaaagtaatCTGCAGTATAAACATACTCCATTACTAACAGAAGTCAAACATTAAAAGTGTCAGTATAACcaacaaagtgtaaaaatgaaagAGCTCAACACAGAAAAATGTCACCTGTGactgttatattattatatataattaaattattattacttaTGCAATAATGCAAAGCACAAAATCccttttttcagatttttttttacaaaccaaacaatctCTGAATTAAGGGTTAAGATTAGCAGTTTAAAAGGAGCTCCAGTTCAACCgactacaacattaaaatgctacttttacATGAGTCATAATAATcttatatatcatatatataaaagtattaacagtcacaggggacattttctgcatttaatgttgttatttttaat
Coding sequences within:
- the LOC117256550 gene encoding uncharacterized protein LOC117256550 → MGVIISHIFSRFTSKKPVRILMVGLDAAGKTTLLYRLKLAEVVTTIPTIGFNVETVDYKNISFTVWDVGGQTIIRPLWRHYFTNTQGLIFVVDSNDPERIKEAADELHRMLEEDELRGVAVLVFANKQDLPRAMSVSDITEALGLSGVSQPWFVQASCAVSGSGLVEGLDWLSDQILKM